One stretch of Phocoena phocoena chromosome 10, mPhoPho1.1, whole genome shotgun sequence DNA includes these proteins:
- the DHX16 gene encoding pre-mRNA-splicing factor ATP-dependent RNA helicase DHX16 encodes MATPAGLERWVQDELHSVLGLSERHVAQFLIGTAQRCASAEEFVQRLRDTDTLDVSGPARDFALRLWTKVPRKAVVEKPARAAEREARALLEKNQSYRLLEDSEESSEETVGRAGSSLRKKLKKRKHLRKKRQEEEEEEEEEDFSEKGKRKTQGSKQQTEKPESEDEWERTERERLQDLEERDAFAERVRQRDKDRTRNVLERSDKKAYEEAQKRLKMAEEDRKAMVPELRKKSRREYLAKREREKLEDLEAELVDEEFLFGDVELSQHERRELRYKRRVRDLAREYRAAGEQEKLEATNRYHMPEETRGQPARAVDLVEEESGAPGEEQRRWEEARLGAASLKFGARDAASQEPKYQLVLEEEETIEFVRATQLQGDEEPSAPPVPTQAQQKESIQVVRRSLPVFPFREELLAAIASHQVLIIEGETGSGKTTQIPQYLFEEGYTKKGVKIACTQPRRVAAMSVAARVAREMGVKLGNEVGYSIRFEDCTSERTVLRYMTDGMLLREFLSEPDLASYSVVMVDEAHERTLHTDILFGLIKDVARFRPELKVLVASATLDTARFSTFFDDAPVFRIPGRRFPVDIFYTKAPEADYLEACVVSVLQIHVTQPPGDILVFLTGQEEIEAACEMLQDRCRRLGSKIRELLVLPIYANLPSDMQARIFQPTPPGARKVVVATNIAETSLTIEGIIYVLDPGFCKQKSYNPRTGMESLTVTPCSKASASQRAGRAGRVAAGKCFRLYTAWAYQHELEETTVPEIQRTSLGNVVLLLKSLGIHDLMHFDFLDPPPYETLLLALEQLYALGALNHLGELTTSGRKMAELPVDPMLSKMILASEKYSCSEEILTVAAMLSVNNSIFYRPKDKVVHADNARVNFFLPGGDHLVLLNVYTQWAESGYSSQWCYENFVQFRSMRRARDVREQLEGLLERVEVGLSSCQGDYIRVRKAITAGYFYHTARLTRSGYRTVKQQQTVFIHPNSSLFEEQPRWLLYHELVLTTKEFMRQVLEIESSWLLEVAPHYYKAKELEDPHAKKMPRKVGKTREELG; translated from the exons ATGGCGACGCCGGCGGGGCTGGAGCGCTGGGTGCAAGACGAGCTGCACTCGGTGCTGGGACTGAGCGAGCGGCATGTGGCCCAGTTCCTCATCGGTACCGCGCAGCGCTGCGCCTCGGCAGAGGAGTTCGTGCAGCGCTTGAGAGACACCGATACCCTGGACGTCAGTGGGCCGGCCCGGGACTTCGCCTTGAGGCTCTGGACCAag GTCCCAAGGAAGGCTGTGGTGGAAAAGCCAGCTCGGGCAGCAGAGCGAGAGGCCAGAGCCCTGCTGGAAAAGAACCAATCCTACAGGTTGCTGGAGGACAGTGAGGAGAGCAGCGAGGAGACTGTAGGCAGGGCCGGGAGCAGTCTCCGGAAGAAGCTGAAAAAACGGAAACACCTCAGGAAGAAACgtcaggaggaagaggaagaagaagaggaggaagacttttctgagaaaggaaagaggaagacacA GGGGAGTAAACAGCAGACGGAGAAGCCAGAGTCAGAGGATGAGTGGGAGCGGACAGAGCGAGAGCGCCTTCAGGACCTGGAGGAGCGCGATGCGTTCGCCGAGCGGGTTCGGCAGCGGGACAAGGACCGGACTCGCAACGTCCTGGAGCGGTCAGACAAGAAG GCTTATGAAGAGGCTCAGAAGCGCCTCAAGATGGCTGAGGAAGACCGGAAAGCCATG GTCCCTGAGCTGCGGAAGAAATCCCGCCGAGAATACCTGGCCAAGCGGGAGCGCGAGAAGCTTGAGGACCTGGAGGCCGAGCTGGTGGACGAGGAGTTCCTCTTTGGGGATGTGGAGCTGAGCCAACATGAGCGGCGCGAGCTCAGATACAAGCGGCGAGTGCGGGATCTGGCCCGGGAGTACCGGGCGGCTGGGGAGCAGGAGAAGCTGGAGGCCACCAATCGCTACCACATGCCCGAGGAGACGCGAGGACAG CCAGCACGAGCGGTGGATCTAGTGGAGGAGGAGTCCGGTGCCCCTGGGGAGGAGCAGCGGCGCTGGGAGGAGGCCCGGCTTGGGGCAGCGTCCCTGAAGTTTGGGGCCcgagatgctgcctcccaggaGCCCAAGTATCAGCTGGTGCTGGAGGAAGAGGAGACCATCGAGTTCGTCCGGGCCACTCAGCTCCAGGGTGATGAG gAGCCGTCAGCCCCACCCGTTCCAACCCAGGCCCAGCAGAAGGAGTCCATCCAGGTCGTCCGCCGCAGCCTCCCGGTGTTCCCGTTCCGCGAGGAGCTGCTGGCCGCCATTGCTAGTCATCAGGTCCTCATCATCGAAGGCGAGACAGGCTCGGGCAAGACCACCCAAATCCCACAGTACCTCTTTGAGGAG GGTTACACAAAGAAAGGTGTGAAGATTGCCTGCACCCAGCCCCGGAGAGTGGCAGCCATGAGTGTGGCTGCCCGAGTGGCCCGGGAGATGGGTGTGAAGCTTGGGAATGAG GTCGGCTACAGCATCCGCTTTGAGGACTGCACATCAGAGCGAACTGTCCTGCGCTACATGACGGATGGGATGCTTCTCCGGGAGTTCCTCTCTGAGCCTGACCTTGCGAGTTACAG CGTGGTGATGGTGGATGAGGCCCACGAACGGACCCTGCACACAGACATTCTCTTTGGGTTGATCAAGGATGTTGCTCGATTCCGACCTGAGCTCAAAGTCCTGGTGGCTTCAGCCACACTGGACACTGCCCGCTTTTCCACCTTCTTTGATGATGCCCCCGTCTTCCGGATCCCTGGACGCAGGTTTCCAGTTGACATCTTCTATACCAAG GCCCCGGAGGCAGACTACCTGGAGGCCTGCGTGGTGTCTGTGCTACAGATTCACGTGACCCAGCCCCCGGGCGACATCCTGGTGTTCCTGACGGGACAG GAGGAGATTGAGGCTGCCTGTGAGATGCTCCAGGATCGCTGCCGCCGCCTGGGCTCCAAAATCCGGGAGCTCCTGGTGCTGCCCATTTACGCCAACCTGCCTTCCGATATGCAGGCGCGGATCTTCCAGCCCACGCCCCCTGGGGCACGGAAG GTAGTTGTGGCAACGAACATCGCCGAGACCTCGCTCACCATCGAGGGCATCATTTACGTGCTGGACCCGGGGTTCTGTAAGCAGAAGAGCTACAACCCGCGCACGGGCATGGAATCGCTCACCGTCACACCCTGCAGCAAG GCCTCAGCCAGTCAGCGAGCTGGTCGGGCGGGTCGGGTGGCTGCAGGGAAGTGCTTCCGCCTGTATACCGCCTGGGCCTATCAGCACGAGCTGGAAGAAACCACAGTGCCCGAGATTCAGAGGACCAGCCTGGGCAACGTCGTGTTGCTGCTCAAGAGTTTAG GGATCCACGACCTAATGCACTTTGATTTCCTGGACCCTCCGCCATATGAGACCCTGCTGCTGGCTTTGGAGCAGCTGTACGCGCTGGGGGCCCTCAACCACCTTGGGGAGCTCACCACG TCTGGTCGAAAGATGGCAGAGCTGCCGGTGGACCCCATGCTGTCTAAAATGATCCTGGCCTCTGAGAA gtACAGCTGTTCGGAGGAGATCCTGACAGTGGCTGCCATGCTCTCTGTCAACAACTCCATCTTCTACCGACCCAAGGACAAGGTCGTCCATGCCGACAATGCTCGTGTCAACTTCTTCCTCCCTGGTGGGGACCACCTGGTTCTGCTGAACGTTTATACACAG TGGGCTGAGAGTGGTTACTCTTCCCAGTGGTGCTATGAGAACTTTGTACAGTTCAGATCGATGCGCCGAGCCCGGGATGTGCGGGAACAGCTGGAGGGGCTCCTGGAACGCGTGGAAGTCGGTCTCAGTTCCTGCCAGGGGGACTATATCCGTGTCCGAAAG GCCATCACTGCTGGTTACTTTTACCACACAGCACGGTTGACTCGCAGCGGCTACCGCACGGTGAAACAGCAGCAGACGGTGTTCATTCATCCCAACTCTTCCCTCTTTGAGGAACAGCCACGCTGGTTGCTCTACCACGAACTTGTCTTGACCACCAAAGAGTTCATGAGACAG gTATTGGAGATTGAGAGCAGTTGGCTTCTGGAGGTGGCTCCCCACTATTACAAGGCCAAGGAGCTAGAAGATCCCCATGCTAAGAAAATGCCCAGAAAAGTAGGCAAGACACGAGAGGAGCTAGGGTAA
- the C10H6orf136 gene encoding uncharacterized protein C6orf136 homolog — MYQPSRGAARRLGPCLRAYQARPQDHLSPRALPFPPLWPHSVTTTSPSLPLFWSPPPPSPPTRLLPRAPPLPLPQVQALTSPWVVLPPGKGEEGPGPELHSGCLDGLRSLFEGPPCPCPGALIPFQASGTAHSSPATPSGDPSMEEHLAVMYERLRQELPSLFLHSHDYTLYSSDVEFINEILNMRTKGRTWYILSLTLCRFLAWNYFAQLRLEVLQLTRHPENWTLQARWRLVGLPIHLLFLRFYKRDKEELYRTYDAYSTFYLNSNGLICRHRLDKLMPSHSPPTPVKKLLVGALVALGLSEPEPNLHLCSKG; from the exons ATGTACCAGCCCAGCCGGGGGGCGGCCCGGCGCCTCGGCCCCTGCCTCCGTGCCTACCAGGCTCGTCCCCAG GACCACCTTTCTCCACGGGCCCTACCATTCCCACCTCTTTGGCCTCACTCCGTGACAACCACTTCTCCATCTCTGCCTCTTTTCtggtctcccccacccccaagccctcCCACCCGGCTGCTTCCCCGAGCTCCCCCACTACCTCTCCCTCAGGTCCAAGCCCTCACCTCACCATGGGTGGTTCTCCCCccaggaaagggggaggagggaccaGGACCTGAGTTACACAGCGGCTGCCTGGATGGGCTTAGGAGCCTATTTGAGGGACCTCCCTGCCCCTGTCCTGGGGCTCTGATACCTTTCCAAGCCTCTGGGACTGCCCACTCTTCCCCGGCCACTCCATCAGGAGATCCGAGTATGGAGGAGCACCTGGCTGTCATGTACGAGAGACTGAGACAAGAG CTTCCCAGTCTCTTCCTTCACTCCCACGACTACACTCTCTACTCATCGGATGTGGAATTCATCAATGAGATCCTGAACATGCGTACCAA AGGCCGGACATGGTACATTCTGTCACTGACCCTCTGCCGCTTCCTGGCCTGGAACTATTTTGCACAGCTTCGGCTGGAGGTTCTACAGCTGACCCGCCACCCTGAGAATTGGACCCTGCAAGCCCGCTGGCGGCTTGTGGGGCTGCCCATCCACCTACTCTTTCTGCGTTTCTATAAGCGTGACAAGGAAGAGCTTTACCG GACCTATGATGCCTATTCCACCTTCTACCTGAATTCCAACGGCCTCATTTGTCGCCATCGCCTAGACAAA CTGATGCCTTCACACTCACCCCCAACGCCCGTGAAGAAGCTGCTAGTGGGAGCCCTGGTGGCTCTGGGGCTGTCGGAGCCAGAACCCAACTTACACCTGTGTTCCAAGGGCTGA